Proteins encoded in a region of the Salinicoccus sp. RF5 genome:
- a CDS encoding aminodeoxychorismate/anthranilate synthase component II translates to MKILMIDNYDSFTYNLVHYLEDVPQVAEVLVRTPEELTQVCLEDISGVIISPGPSHPADRREVMDFIESCWSSHPILGICLGHQMLWHMAGGMVGRGVRPVHGHVSEITHDGQGLFAGLPDVFAVTRYHSLVCSGEAPHGFTVSARTADGVVMAIRHLDYPIYGLQYHPEAILSEYGREQLGRFISFLKEGEMDAGPCKV, encoded by the coding sequence ATGAAGATACTCATGATAGACAATTACGATTCTTTTACATATAATCTTGTCCATTACCTGGAAGATGTCCCGCAAGTGGCTGAAGTTCTGGTCCGGACACCGGAGGAACTCACGCAGGTCTGCCTGGAAGACATTTCGGGCGTCATCATATCGCCGGGCCCTTCACATCCTGCAGACCGTCGGGAAGTGATGGATTTCATCGAAAGCTGCTGGTCTTCACATCCTATCCTCGGCATCTGCCTCGGACATCAGATGCTCTGGCATATGGCTGGGGGGATGGTGGGACGTGGAGTGCGCCCTGTCCATGGCCACGTGTCTGAAATCACCCACGATGGCCAGGGGCTGTTCGCGGGACTCCCGGATGTGTTCGCAGTAACCCGGTACCACTCGCTTGTATGTTCAGGGGAAGCGCCTCATGGATTCACCGTTTCGGCTCGGACCGCAGATGGGGTTGTGATGGCGATAAGACATTTGGACTATCCGATCTACGGGCTGCAGTACCACCCTGAAGCGATCCTCTCCGAGTATGGCAGGGAGCAGCTGGGCAGGTTCATCAGTTTTCTTAAGGAAGGTGAAATGGATGCAGGTCCATGTAAAGTTTAA
- a CDS encoding MFS transporter, protein MSDTKQKIWTKDFILIVIVNFFIFTAFQMTLPTLPLFVQEIGASDRWIGIVVGIFTFSALLIRPSAGKLLDTKGRAPVFLTGLALFVISMFSLAASFTILMLLMVRIIQGVGWGLSSTSAGTIATDLVPKKRRGEGLGYYGLSGNIALAFGPALGLFLVNHISFTMLFAICGLLGLTAIILAANIKYDKPEKVADTRKQKESYPHFDIVERRALAPASLLFFITVTFGGIATFLPVYTYEKGFDSTYIQFYFVIYAAFLMLSRILAGRLYDRHGITIVFIPGSLSIIAAMILLGFLPAPIFLFVAAALYGFGFGCVQPALQAWAVNRVENNRRGMANATFFSAFDLGVGLGAISYGFVAEAFGYSTIYFSSAVSVTVALILFLFIMRKYRKDTLKTAKIS, encoded by the coding sequence ATGTCGGATACAAAACAGAAAATATGGACTAAGGACTTTATTCTCATCGTCATCGTCAATTTTTTCATATTCACTGCGTTCCAGATGACCCTGCCCACCCTGCCGCTGTTCGTCCAGGAGATCGGGGCAAGTGACCGCTGGATCGGAATTGTCGTAGGGATATTCACCTTTTCCGCACTGCTCATACGTCCAAGCGCCGGTAAGCTGCTGGATACGAAGGGACGGGCTCCAGTGTTCCTGACTGGACTTGCACTCTTCGTCATTTCAATGTTCTCGCTGGCAGCAAGCTTCACGATCCTCATGCTGCTGATGGTCAGGATCATCCAGGGGGTCGGATGGGGACTCTCCAGCACTTCCGCAGGGACGATCGCCACAGACCTCGTGCCAAAAAAGCGCCGCGGGGAAGGGCTTGGGTATTATGGCTTGAGCGGCAACATCGCCCTTGCCTTCGGTCCTGCTCTTGGACTGTTCCTAGTCAACCATATCTCCTTTACGATGCTGTTTGCGATATGCGGCCTGCTCGGCCTCACCGCAATCATCCTCGCCGCCAACATCAAATATGACAAGCCGGAAAAAGTCGCCGACACACGCAAGCAAAAGGAGTCCTACCCACACTTTGACATTGTGGAGCGGCGGGCGCTTGCTCCTGCGTCACTCCTCTTCTTCATCACCGTGACATTCGGGGGCATCGCCACATTCCTCCCGGTCTATACGTATGAGAAGGGCTTCGATTCCACGTATATCCAGTTCTACTTTGTGATATATGCAGCCTTCCTGATGCTCTCACGCATACTCGCCGGCAGACTGTATGACAGGCATGGCATCACCATCGTATTCATCCCGGGCTCCCTGTCCATCATTGCGGCAATGATCCTGCTCGGCTTCCTGCCGGCCCCGATCTTCCTGTTCGTGGCGGCGGCACTCTATGGCTTCGGTTTCGGATGTGTACAGCCGGCGCTGCAGGCCTGGGCCGTCAACCGCGTCGAGAACAACCGACGCGGCATGGCCAATGCGACATTTTTCTCCGCTTTCGACCTCGGCGTCGGACTCGGTGCCATCAGCTATGGTTTCGTCGCCGAAGCATTCGGCTACAGCACCATCTATTTCTCCAGCGCCGTCAGCGTTACAGTGGCACTCATCC